In a genomic window of Streptomyces sp. NBC_01231:
- the rsfS gene encoding ribosome silencing factor, with the protein MTATDRSLELITTAAQAAADKLAHDVIAYDVSDVLSITDAFLLASAPNDRQVKSIVDAIEERLQKELGVKPVRREGDREARWILLDYVDIVVHVQHSEERVFYALERLWKDCPEIELPADATATRGKAEEHAKLQAEEDAADFGELR; encoded by the coding sequence GTGACCGCGACTGACCGCTCCCTGGAGCTCATCACCACCGCCGCCCAGGCGGCCGCCGACAAACTCGCCCACGACGTGATCGCCTACGACGTCAGCGACGTCCTGTCGATCACGGACGCCTTCCTGCTGGCCTCCGCACCCAACGACCGCCAGGTCAAGTCCATCGTCGACGCGATCGAGGAGCGGCTCCAGAAGGAGCTCGGCGTCAAGCCGGTGCGCCGCGAGGGCGACCGCGAGGCCCGCTGGATCCTGCTCGACTACGTCGACATCGTCGTGCACGTCCAGCACAGCGAGGAGCGGGTCTTCTACGCGCTGGAGCGGCTGTGGAAGGACTGCCCCGAGATCGAGCTGCCCGCCGACGCCACGGCGACCCGCGGCAAGGCCGAGGAGCACGCCAAGCTGCAGGCCGAGGAGGACGCCGCCGACTTCGGGGAGCTGCGGTGA
- a CDS encoding MFS transporter encodes MTTTPRTGPGPAPVPSRAISKAPGTDNRPRPLLALVLAAQFMALLDVFIVNVAAPTIGTDLRASGGELQLVIAGYAITYSVLLITGARLGARFGHGRVHLAGLALFTTASLACGLAQGSTELIVFRLVQGAGSAVMIPQVLSLIQRHFTGEARARALGAYSAVLAVGAAAGQVVGGILVSADLFGTGWRPVFLVNVPVGLVLLAVGSRVLLPGDGGAGRQSARGLDLPGLVLLGAAVSLFTVPLVLGQEKDWPLWSWLSLGASVLLFGLFCAYEVRLARRGGAPLIEPRVLRHPGMGLAVFRILAVMAVNGGFLFALTLHVQGGLGYSALRAGLTFAPTAVVFGLVGLTWRNWPASWQRAQTPAGFVITALALVGVGLDLRGGDDGGALLYVAYAGVGVGLALAFSPTLTRALATVAPEYAADASGLLATVTQLGQLTGVAVFGTLFLNRLESLAASGAYTSAEALLACMFALAGTAAAGAVSGLVLRRR; translated from the coding sequence ATGACGACAACTCCCAGGACGGGGCCGGGTCCCGCACCCGTTCCAAGCCGTGCCATCAGTAAAGCGCCCGGCACTGACAATCGGCCCCGGCCACTGCTCGCGCTCGTGCTGGCCGCCCAGTTCATGGCGCTGCTCGACGTGTTCATCGTGAACGTCGCCGCGCCCACCATCGGCACCGACCTGCGGGCGTCGGGCGGCGAACTGCAACTGGTGATCGCCGGTTATGCCATCACCTACTCCGTGCTGCTGATCACCGGCGCCCGCCTCGGCGCCCGGTTCGGCCACGGCAGGGTCCATCTCGCCGGGCTCGCCCTCTTCACCACGGCCTCGCTCGCCTGCGGCCTGGCGCAGGGCTCGACCGAACTGATCGTGTTCCGGCTGGTGCAGGGGGCCGGATCGGCGGTGATGATCCCGCAGGTGCTCAGCCTGATCCAGCGTCACTTCACCGGCGAGGCCAGGGCCAGGGCGCTCGGCGCCTACTCGGCGGTCCTCGCCGTCGGCGCCGCCGCCGGGCAGGTCGTCGGCGGAATCCTGGTCAGCGCCGACCTGTTCGGCACCGGCTGGCGGCCGGTGTTCCTCGTGAACGTGCCGGTGGGCCTCGTCCTGCTGGCGGTCGGCAGCCGTGTCCTGCTGCCCGGAGACGGCGGGGCGGGACGGCAGTCGGCGCGTGGTCTCGACCTGCCCGGACTCGTACTGCTGGGGGCAGCCGTGTCGCTTTTCACAGTGCCGTTGGTGCTCGGGCAGGAGAAGGACTGGCCGCTGTGGTCGTGGCTGTCGCTGGGGGCGAGCGTGCTGTTGTTCGGGTTGTTCTGCGCGTACGAGGTGCGGTTGGCCCGGCGCGGCGGAGCCCCGCTGATCGAGCCCCGGGTGCTGCGCCACCCGGGGATGGGCCTCGCCGTGTTCCGGATCCTGGCGGTGATGGCCGTCAACGGGGGTTTCCTGTTCGCGCTCACCCTGCATGTGCAGGGCGGCCTCGGCTACAGCGCGCTGCGGGCGGGCCTCACCTTCGCGCCGACCGCGGTCGTCTTCGGCCTGGTCGGGCTGACCTGGCGCAACTGGCCCGCGTCCTGGCAGCGCGCCCAGACCCCGGCCGGGTTCGTGATCACCGCGCTGGCCCTCGTGGGCGTGGGCCTGGACCTGAGGGGCGGTGACGACGGCGGTGCGCTGCTGTACGTCGCGTACGCCGGCGTGGGCGTCGGGCTCGCGCTCGCCTTCAGTCCGACGCTCACCCGCGCTCTGGCCACGGTGGCGCCAGAGTACGCGGCGGACGCCAGCGGTCTGCTCGCCACCGTCACACAACTCGGCCAGCTGACCGGAGTCGCGGTCTTCGGCACACTGTTCTTGAACCGGCTTGAGTCGCTGGCGGCCTCCGGGGCGTATACCTCTGCGGAGGCGCTTTTGGCGTGCATGTTCGCGCTGGCCGGGACGGCCGCGGCGGGTGCCGTGTCCGGACTGGTACTGAGGCGTCGCTGA
- a CDS encoding histidine phosphatase family protein — translation MSAPAGADAGRTPGRGRRVILWRHGQTSWNVERRFQGTTDVELTETGVGQARRAARLLASLKPHSIVASDLQRAANTAAELAELTGLDVTHDEGLRETYAGAWQGLTHQEIIARYGEEYAGWKRGEAVRRGGGELESEVADRAAPVVLRHAEKLPENGTLVVVSHGGTIRTTIGRLLGLEAHHWESLGGLSNCCWSVLGEGARGWRLLEHNAGTLPEPVLGDDD, via the coding sequence GTGAGCGCACCCGCCGGCGCCGACGCGGGACGCACACCGGGCCGGGGCCGCCGCGTCATTCTCTGGCGGCACGGCCAGACCTCGTGGAACGTGGAGCGCCGCTTCCAGGGCACCACGGACGTCGAGCTCACCGAGACCGGCGTCGGCCAGGCCCGCCGTGCCGCCCGGCTGCTCGCCTCCCTCAAGCCCCACTCGATCGTCGCCTCCGACCTCCAGCGGGCCGCGAACACGGCCGCCGAGCTCGCCGAGCTCACCGGCTTGGACGTGACCCATGACGAGGGCCTGCGCGAGACCTACGCGGGTGCCTGGCAGGGGCTGACGCACCAGGAGATCATCGCTCGGTACGGCGAGGAGTACGCCGGGTGGAAGCGCGGTGAGGCGGTGCGCCGTGGCGGCGGTGAACTGGAGTCCGAGGTCGCCGACCGTGCCGCCCCCGTCGTGCTGCGGCACGCCGAGAAGCTGCCCGAGAACGGCACGCTGGTCGTGGTCAGCCACGGCGGCACGATCCGCACCACGATCGGACGTCTCCTCGGCCTGGAGGCCCACCACTGGGAGAGCCTCGGCGGACTCTCCAACTGCTGTTGGTCCGTCCTCGGTGAAGGTGCTCGGGGCTGGCGTCTCCTCGAACACAACGCCGGCACCCTCCCGGAGCCGGTGCTCGGCGACGACGACTGA
- a CDS encoding M48 family metallopeptidase: MSDGHQQNGHEHVPSRQRRRFPGISSRAYEHPADRSALVALRKLSGFDTIFKALSGLLPERSLRLLFLSDSVRVSDEQFAHLNDMLRDACYILDLEKVPPMYVNQDPQPNAMCIGLDEPIIVVTTGLVELLDEEEMRAVVGHEVGHALSGHSVYRTILLFLTGLALRVAWIPLGNLAIMAIVTALREWFRKSELSADRAGLLVGQDLKASMRGLMKIAGGNHLHEMNVDAFLKQAEEYEAGGDLRDSVLKILNVLPRSHPFTTVRAAELKKWSESRDFQRLMDGHYPRRSEDKDTSVTDSFRESAASYATNVQGSKDPLMKLVSDIAGGAGDLGGRVRRGFGGFASSAPKDQSADQPPTDQPPSDQPSTDTPPRDDD; this comes from the coding sequence ATGTCCGACGGCCACCAGCAGAACGGGCACGAGCACGTACCGAGCAGGCAGCGCAGGCGTTTCCCGGGAATCTCCTCGCGTGCGTACGAACACCCGGCCGACCGTTCCGCCCTGGTGGCGCTGCGGAAGCTGAGCGGTTTCGACACCATCTTCAAGGCGCTCAGCGGTCTGTTGCCCGAGCGCAGCCTCAGGCTGCTGTTCCTGTCCGACTCCGTGCGCGTGTCCGACGAACAGTTCGCGCACCTCAACGACATGCTGCGGGACGCCTGTTACATCCTGGACCTGGAGAAGGTCCCGCCGATGTACGTCAACCAGGACCCGCAGCCGAACGCGATGTGCATCGGCCTGGACGAGCCGATCATCGTCGTCACCACGGGCCTGGTCGAGCTGCTGGACGAGGAGGAGATGCGGGCGGTCGTCGGACACGAGGTGGGGCACGCACTGTCCGGCCACTCCGTCTACCGGACCATCCTGCTGTTCCTGACCGGCCTCGCCCTCCGGGTGGCCTGGATCCCGCTCGGCAACCTCGCGATCATGGCGATCGTGACAGCGCTGCGCGAGTGGTTCCGCAAGTCGGAGCTGTCCGCCGACCGCGCCGGCCTGCTGGTCGGCCAGGACCTCAAGGCCTCGATGCGCGGTCTGATGAAGATCGCGGGCGGCAACCACCTGCACGAGATGAACGTGGACGCGTTCCTGAAGCAGGCCGAGGAGTACGAGGCCGGGGGCGACCTGCGCGACTCCGTGCTGAAGATCCTCAATGTGCTGCCGCGTTCCCACCCGTTCACCACCGTCCGGGCGGCCGAGCTGAAGAAGTGGTCCGAGTCCCGTGACTTCCAGCGGCTCATGGACGGCCACTACCCGCGGCGCAGCGAGGACAAGGACACCTCGGTCACGGACTCGTTCCGCGAGTCGGCGGCGAGCTACGCGACCAACGTCCAGGGCTCCAAGGACCCGCTGATGAAGCTGGTCAGCGACATAGCCGGCGGGGCCGGAGACCTGGGCGGGCGGGTGCGGCGCGGCTTCGGCGGCTTCGCGAGCTCGGCCCCGAAGGACCAGTCGGCCGACCAGCCGCCGACGGACCAGCCCCCGTCCGACCAGCCCTCGACGGACACCCCGCCGCGCGACGACGACTGA
- a CDS encoding helix-turn-helix transcriptional regulator, translated as MGTTQRRRPELAAFLRSRRARVTPGDVGMPPGFRRRTPGLRREEVAQLSGVGVTWYTWLEQGRPINASAQVLDAVARTLRLDAPEREHLYHLAEVPYTSSPEALVQTVGPEIQGIIDALDPHPAVVYNSRYDILTANCAYRDLFYPVATPADGTPNALWSLFTAPEEDCPLRFRDVELPVMVATLRAAYGLHAGEPAWESFIRGLSTVSPLFTRLWESGDVAEPGRRVKVFRHAEVGELRMTSVSLSVNGMPECRVVVHTPDDEETEQRTALLRERREWPPLDMRNPAP; from the coding sequence ATGGGGACCACACAGCGCCGACGACCCGAACTGGCCGCCTTCCTGCGCAGCAGGCGGGCCCGCGTGACCCCGGGGGACGTGGGCATGCCGCCGGGCTTCCGGCGCCGCACACCGGGGCTGCGGCGCGAGGAGGTCGCCCAGCTCTCGGGCGTGGGGGTCACCTGGTACACATGGCTGGAGCAGGGACGGCCCATCAACGCGTCCGCACAGGTCCTGGACGCCGTGGCGCGCACCCTGCGACTCGACGCCCCGGAGCGCGAGCATCTCTACCACCTCGCCGAAGTCCCGTACACGTCCTCTCCGGAGGCCCTCGTACAGACCGTCGGCCCGGAGATCCAGGGCATCATCGACGCCCTCGATCCGCACCCGGCCGTCGTCTACAACTCGCGGTACGACATCCTGACCGCCAACTGCGCCTACCGCGACCTGTTCTACCCGGTGGCAACCCCGGCCGACGGCACTCCCAACGCGTTGTGGTCGCTGTTCACGGCGCCTGAGGAGGATTGCCCGCTGCGGTTCCGGGACGTGGAACTGCCGGTGATGGTGGCGACCCTGCGCGCCGCGTACGGGCTGCATGCCGGGGAGCCTGCCTGGGAGAGCTTCATACGCGGGTTGTCGACGGTCAGTCCGCTCTTCACGCGGTTGTGGGAGAGCGGCGACGTGGCGGAGCCCGGGAGGCGGGTGAAGGTCTTCCGGCACGCGGAGGTGGGCGAGCTGCGGATGACGTCGGTGTCGCTCTCGGTCAATGGCATGCCCGAGTGCCGGGTCGTCGTCCACACGCCGGACGACGAGGAGACGGAGCAGCGCACAGCTCTGTTGAGGGAGCGGCGGGAGTGGCCGCCGCTGGACATGAGAAATCCCGCCCCTTGA
- a CDS encoding LytR C-terminal domain-containing protein gives MNDRYDAGYGDDPYELVGYDEYGRPVYRQAHPQQAHPHQAQSRQAPQQSQQDAQQPYDPYAQQGYGYDPYATGGQQPAPAYDPYGTGRQAPVPPYDQYATDTRHGGGPAPSYDPYGQTPAAGQQPRVAEQTAYIPQQAGPAQEPVAPGPDQRAGADGDRHAEPGRASADGNEADYHTEQFAFVEEPDGDSEDVIDWLNFTENRTERREEAKRRARSRLIAFVVVLGLAAVGGVGYLGYAGKLPGLSSSSDSRTGTATAASAQKRDVIVVHLHNTAKGGTSTVLLVDNTTTKRGTTVLLPNSLVVTDDDGTTTTLAKSVDEDGSSGTRDALDTVLGTDIQGTWRLDTPYLQNLVDLVGNIDVDTNAEVRDPKAKNKGEAPLVSKGKGRTLSGKAAVAYATYRGSGEAQDAQLERFGQVMQAVLRKVSSDPTAATTTVQTLAQILDPSLTDSDLGTFLAKLADLAKGGDYRTALMPVQNDGTLSADASASVVKDVLGGTAKSPDKDAAVSVSVQNATGVKDNTEKARVVLLNGGFTFLEGGTASAAQATSKVVYADAADKENATEVAKTLGLPADSVGKGTVSSGDVAVVLGQDYKPASS, from the coding sequence GTGAACGACCGATACGACGCGGGGTACGGGGACGACCCGTACGAGCTCGTCGGCTACGACGAGTACGGCCGGCCTGTCTACCGGCAGGCCCACCCGCAACAGGCCCATCCCCACCAGGCCCAGTCCCGACAGGCTCCGCAGCAGTCTCAGCAGGACGCCCAGCAGCCGTACGACCCGTACGCGCAACAGGGATACGGATACGACCCGTACGCCACCGGCGGGCAGCAGCCCGCCCCGGCGTACGACCCCTACGGCACCGGTCGGCAGGCGCCCGTGCCGCCCTACGATCAGTACGCCACCGATACCCGGCACGGCGGCGGCCCGGCACCCTCGTACGACCCCTACGGCCAGACCCCCGCCGCCGGGCAGCAGCCCCGCGTCGCCGAACAGACCGCCTACATCCCGCAGCAGGCCGGTCCGGCCCAGGAACCGGTGGCCCCCGGGCCCGACCAGCGCGCCGGAGCCGACGGCGACCGTCACGCCGAGCCCGGCCGGGCATCCGCCGACGGGAACGAAGCCGACTACCACACCGAGCAGTTCGCGTTCGTGGAGGAGCCCGACGGCGACTCCGAGGACGTCATCGACTGGCTGAACTTCACCGAGAACCGCACCGAGCGCCGTGAGGAGGCCAAGCGCCGCGCCCGCAGTCGTCTCATCGCCTTCGTCGTGGTCCTTGGGCTGGCCGCGGTCGGTGGTGTCGGCTACCTCGGGTACGCCGGGAAGCTGCCCGGACTCTCGTCGTCGTCCGACAGCAGGACCGGCACCGCGACGGCCGCGAGCGCCCAGAAGCGCGACGTGATCGTCGTGCATCTGCACAACACCGCGAAGGGCGGCACCTCCACGGTCCTGCTCGTCGACAACACCACCACCAAACGGGGCACCACCGTCCTGCTGCCCAACTCCCTCGTCGTGACGGACGACGACGGCACCACGACCACACTCGCCAAGTCGGTCGACGAGGACGGCTCCTCCGGCACCCGCGACGCCCTCGACACCGTCCTCGGTACCGACATCCAGGGCACCTGGCGTCTGGACACCCCCTACCTGCAGAACCTCGTCGACCTCGTCGGGAACATCGACGTGGACACCAACGCCGAGGTGCGCGACCCGAAGGCCAAGAACAAGGGCGAGGCGCCCCTGGTGAGCAAGGGCAAGGGCCGGACGCTCAGCGGCAAGGCGGCCGTCGCCTACGCCACCTACCGAGGCTCCGGGGAGGCCCAGGACGCCCAGCTGGAGCGGTTCGGGCAGGTCATGCAGGCGGTGCTGCGCAAGGTGTCCTCCGACCCCACGGCCGCGACCACCACCGTGCAGACGCTCGCGCAGATCCTCGACCCTTCGCTGACGGACAGCGACCTCGGCACCTTCCTCGCCAAGCTCGCCGACCTCGCCAAGGGCGGCGACTACCGGACGGCCCTGATGCCCGTCCAGAACGACGGCACCCTGAGCGCCGACGCGAGCGCGAGCGTCGTCAAGGACGTCCTCGGCGGCACCGCGAAGAGCCCGGACAAGGACGCGGCCGTCAGTGTCTCCGTCCAGAACGCCACCGGCGTCAAGGACAACACCGAGAAGGCCCGCGTCGTCCTCCTCAACGGTGGCTTCACCTTCCTGGAGGGCGGCACGGCCTCCGCCGCCCAGGCCACGTCCAAGGTCGTCTATGCCGACGCCGCCGACAAGGAGAACGCCACCGAGGTCGCCAAGACCCTGGGCCTGCCCGCCGACTCCGTCGGCAAGGGCACGGTCTCCTCGGGCGACGTCGCCGTGGTCCTCGGCCAGGACTACAAGCCGGCGTCCTCCTAG
- the nadD gene encoding nicotinate-nucleotide adenylyltransferase, with product MGGTFDPIHHGHLVAASEVAAQFHLDEVVFVPTGQPWQKTHRKVSPAEDRYLMTVIATAENPQFSVSRIDMDRGGPTYTTDTLRDLKALNPDTDLFFITGADALGQILTWRDAAELFSLAHFIGVTRPGHVLSDPGLPEGGVSLVEVPALAISSTDCRARVAKGDPVWYLVPDGVVRYIDKRELYRGE from the coding sequence ATGGGCGGAACGTTCGACCCGATCCACCACGGGCACCTCGTGGCGGCCAGCGAGGTCGCCGCGCAGTTCCACCTGGACGAGGTCGTGTTCGTCCCGACCGGCCAGCCGTGGCAGAAGACCCACCGCAAGGTCTCCCCGGCGGAGGACCGCTACCTGATGACGGTCATCGCGACCGCGGAGAACCCTCAGTTCTCCGTCAGCCGCATCGACATGGACCGTGGCGGTCCGACCTACACCACGGACACCCTGCGCGACCTGAAGGCGCTCAACCCCGACACGGACCTCTTCTTCATCACCGGCGCCGACGCCCTCGGTCAGATCCTGACCTGGCGGGACGCGGCGGAACTGTTCTCCCTGGCGCACTTCATCGGGGTCACCCGGCCGGGCCACGTCCTGTCCGACCCCGGTCTCCCCGAAGGCGGTGTCTCGCTCGTCGAGGTGCCCGCCCTCGCGATCTCCTCCACCGACTGCCGAGCGAGAGTCGCCAAGGGCGACCCCGTCTGGTATCTGGTGCCGGACGGAGTCGTGCGATACATCGACAAGCGCGAGCTGTACCGCGGCGAGTGA
- a CDS encoding cytochrome b/b6 domain-containing protein encodes MNPRRSNSTLPQPGRSAYGVASAVVLLLIPVVVLVGGEQFRDFLNFGAGVLSLVSLSCSVIWGLVAQDRIFLNTRQRIIGQAVHRTTAVASIAFLLLHITTKIALDHTQLIAALIPFSLGITGVEGLIGLGSLAGLLMIFVGITGALRSRFASPAPVAARWRAMHMLAYPAWCAALVHGLYAGRTAKPIFVILYGLSVLGVTAALALRAAPRPVKRRVADQIGAIMGTPEERPGRDGLDASRARMAAESTGTLPGYESRRGTPSRTRSNPAYEAPAAPEPANGFAAAYRAVSTPRGAGQQPFAADQTARMDLPLDMQPTEAIPRMDGSGSTSGSWPIPSPPPVGEAPPSAYDPLNDTGYNIPAYGNPGASGYGSSDVYDTTETNNLYGAYYPDDTYNNSGPATEPPPGAGYDFDAPGSGEPWNMPSGGYR; translated from the coding sequence ATGAACCCTCGTCGTAGTAACAGCACGCTTCCTCAGCCCGGCCGGTCGGCCTATGGGGTGGCGTCGGCTGTCGTCCTGCTCCTCATACCCGTAGTCGTGCTGGTCGGAGGTGAACAGTTCCGCGACTTCCTCAACTTCGGCGCGGGCGTACTGTCCCTCGTATCGCTCAGTTGTTCGGTGATCTGGGGGCTGGTCGCCCAGGACCGGATCTTCCTGAACACCCGCCAACGAATCATCGGACAGGCGGTGCACCGGACGACCGCGGTCGCCTCGATCGCGTTCCTGCTGCTGCACATCACCACGAAGATCGCGCTCGATCACACACAGCTGATCGCCGCCCTGATCCCGTTCTCGCTCGGCATCACCGGAGTCGAGGGCCTGATCGGCCTCGGCTCCCTGGCCGGCCTGCTCATGATCTTCGTGGGTATCACCGGCGCCCTGCGCAGCAGGTTCGCCTCCCCCGCCCCGGTGGCGGCCCGCTGGCGGGCCATGCACATGCTGGCCTACCCGGCCTGGTGCGCGGCGCTGGTCCACGGCCTGTACGCGGGCCGCACGGCCAAGCCGATCTTCGTGATCCTCTACGGCCTCTCGGTGCTCGGCGTCACCGCCGCCCTCGCCCTGCGCGCGGCCCCGCGCCCGGTCAAGCGCAGGGTCGCCGACCAGATCGGCGCGATCATGGGGACCCCCGAGGAGCGGCCGGGCCGCGACGGACTGGACGCGAGCCGGGCCCGGATGGCGGCGGAGTCCACGGGCACCCTGCCGGGCTACGAGAGCCGGCGCGGGACGCCCTCCCGGACCCGCTCGAATCCCGCGTACGAAGCCCCCGCGGCCCCGGAGCCCGCGAACGGCTTCGCGGCGGCCTACCGTGCCGTCTCCACGCCCCGCGGGGCGGGTCAGCAGCCGTTCGCCGCCGACCAGACCGCGCGCATGGACCTGCCGCTGGACATGCAGCCCACTGAGGCGATCCCACGGATGGACGGCAGCGGCAGCACGTCGGGCAGCTGGCCCATCCCGTCCCCGCCGCCGGTCGGCGAGGCGCCCCCGTCGGCCTACGACCCGCTCAACGACACCGGATACAACATCCCGGCCTATGGCAATCCGGGCGCATCCGGTTATGGGTCAAGTGATGTGTACGACACCACTGAGACAAACAACCTCTACGGCGCGTACTACCCGGACGACACGTACAACAACAGCGGTCCCGCCACTGAACCACCGCCCGGTGCCGGGTACGACTTCGACGCACCGGGTTCGGGCGAACCTTGGAACATGCCTTCCGGAGGCTATAGGTGA
- a CDS encoding ferredoxin: MNEALPDVPEVRVVGLPQLTSGFDLVERLDLPMHLKVHGPLEPMGGEKLAQLSERINLKGRGGAGFPFHKKLRSVAEAAIKRGVRPVVVVNGSEDEPACRKDTVLINRAPHLILDGALLVAEALGARTLVVGVTRESTQRSMEAALAERGLSNSRRSALRASVQRNPVRMVTGAAASLIRSIDGGPAIPPGRKVSASQNGVGGAPTLLSNAETFAQLAIGARIGPERYGNTGLYDEPGTVMLTVSGAVARPMVIEVPTGVPLRYVLQLAGAPPVPQGVLTGGYHGKWIDSATVNEAIVSRNSLDAVGGALGAGAILPISQDTCPLGESLRVAQWLAEESAGQCGPCYLGLPAAARGMEDIINGGGPAALEALKQVAKNVKRRGACSHPDGSAMFLESTIKAFTDDLAAHVLGNGCGRPVEGVLPLFEGGKMPTGIPGGSEAEENGPSRQKIYVDWTLCRGHGLCADILPEVFELGADGFPTVAQAQVPRYAEAKALRAVRRCPALALRIEEDTRSQGATRNNLPVLSQGRGRRALGR; the protein is encoded by the coding sequence GTGAACGAGGCCCTGCCCGACGTCCCCGAAGTCCGCGTGGTCGGCCTTCCCCAGCTCACGTCTGGCTTCGACCTTGTCGAGCGGCTCGATCTGCCCATGCACCTGAAGGTGCACGGGCCGCTCGAACCGATGGGCGGAGAGAAGCTCGCGCAGCTCTCCGAGCGCATCAACCTGAAGGGCCGCGGCGGCGCGGGTTTCCCCTTCCACAAGAAGCTGCGCTCGGTCGCCGAGGCGGCGATCAAGCGCGGCGTACGGCCGGTCGTCGTCGTCAACGGCAGCGAGGACGAGCCCGCCTGCCGCAAGGACACGGTGCTGATCAACCGTGCCCCGCACCTCATCCTGGACGGCGCGCTGCTGGTCGCGGAGGCGCTGGGTGCCCGCACGCTCGTGGTGGGGGTCACCCGCGAATCGACCCAGCGCTCCATGGAGGCCGCGCTCGCCGAACGGGGCCTCAGCAACAGCCGGAGGTCGGCGCTGCGCGCGAGCGTGCAGCGCAATCCGGTGCGGATGGTCACCGGCGCCGCCGCGTCGCTGATCCGATCCATCGACGGCGGTCCGGCGATCCCGCCCGGCCGCAAGGTCAGCGCCTCGCAGAACGGCGTCGGCGGCGCCCCCACACTGCTGTCGAACGCCGAGACCTTCGCCCAGCTCGCGATCGGCGCCCGCATCGGCCCCGAGCGCTACGGCAACACCGGTCTGTACGACGAGCCCGGCACCGTCATGCTCACGGTCTCCGGCGCGGTCGCCCGCCCCATGGTGATCGAGGTCCCCACCGGCGTGCCGCTGCGCTACGTCCTCCAGCTCGCCGGTGCCCCGCCAGTCCCGCAGGGCGTGCTGACCGGCGGCTACCACGGCAAGTGGATCGACTCGGCGACGGTCAACGAGGCGATCGTCTCCCGCAACTCCCTGGACGCGGTGGGCGGTGCGCTCGGCGCCGGCGCGATCCTGCCGATCAGTCAGGACACCTGTCCGCTCGGCGAGTCGCTGCGCGTCGCGCAGTGGCTGGCCGAGGAGAGCGCGGGACAGTGCGGTCCCTGCTACCTCGGCCTGCCGGCCGCCGCGCGCGGCATGGAGGACATCATCAACGGCGGTGGACCGGCCGCCCTGGAGGCCCTCAAGCAGGTCGCCAAGAACGTGAAGCGGCGCGGCGCGTGTTCGCACCCCGACGGCTCCGCGATGTTCCTGGAGTCGACCATCAAGGCGTTCACGGACGACCTCGCCGCCCACGTCCTCGGAAACGGCTGCGGACGGCCCGTGGAGGGCGTTCTGCCACTCTTCGAGGGCGGCAAGATGCCTACGGGCATCCCGGGCGGCAGCGAGGCTGAGGAGAACGGCCCCAGCCGCCAGAAGATCTACGTCGACTGGACGCTGTGCCGGGGCCACGGTCTGTGCGCGGACATCCTCCCCGAGGTCTTCGAACTCGGCGCCGACGGTTTCCCGACCGTCGCGCAGGCCCAAGTGCCGCGCTACGCCGAGGCGAAGGCGCTCCGCGCGGTCCGCCGCTGCCCCGCCCTCGCCCTGCGTATCGAGGAGGACACCCGCTCCCAGGGCGCGACCCGCAACAACCTGCCGGTCCTGTCCCAGGGCCGCGGCCGCCGGGCCCTGGGCCGCTGA